In one window of Paenibacillus thermoaerophilus DNA:
- a CDS encoding stage V sporulation protein AA, with protein sequence MAHTPEPIVYVRLRKRARVPAASPVRIGDVASLSAGDAAIEEQLRNLIVYRPAEQDGQLVLIDMMRLVAVMRGAYPNLRPELYGEPHSLVELADRPRKPNYAWLSVMWVMLFFGSGLAIMNFHEDVSMPEVHARIYKLVTGRDEAHPYLLQIPYSIGLGAGMIVFFNQLFKKKFSEEPSPLEVEMYGYEQSMDQYIVSEEYKRMDDRRPRP encoded by the coding sequence ATGGCGCATACCCCGGAGCCCATCGTCTACGTCCGCCTGCGCAAACGGGCCCGAGTACCCGCGGCTTCGCCTGTCCGGATCGGCGACGTGGCCAGTCTGTCCGCCGGAGACGCCGCGATCGAAGAACAGTTGCGGAACCTGATCGTCTATCGGCCCGCCGAGCAGGACGGCCAACTGGTGCTGATCGATATGATGAGGCTGGTTGCCGTCATGCGCGGAGCTTATCCGAACCTGCGGCCGGAGCTGTACGGCGAGCCCCATTCGCTCGTGGAATTGGCGGACCGTCCGCGCAAGCCCAATTACGCCTGGCTGTCCGTCATGTGGGTGATGCTGTTTTTCGGATCGGGCCTCGCGATCATGAACTTCCACGAGGACGTCAGCATGCCGGAGGTGCACGCGCGAATCTACAAGCTCGTGACCGGACGGGACGAAGCGCACCCTTACCTGCTGCAAATCCCGTATTCGATCGGGCTTGGGGCGGGCATGATCGTCTTTTTCAACCAGTTGTTCAAAAAGAAATTCAGCGAGGAGCCCAGCCCGCTTGAGGTTGAAATGTACGGGTATGAGCAAAGCATGGACCAGTACATCGTCAGCGAAGAATACAAGCGGATGGACGATCGGAGGCCTCGGCCGTGA
- a CDS encoding stage V sporulation protein AB, which produces MKDAAETLLLIVLGLSGGLAVGGGMVSLLVVLDLIPRVMQLSGLTGRYKAVHLFEGAIVAGVLYWTAADFNGWALPLSPVFALPTGLLQGVFIGMLAAALTEVLNVLPIMAKRLNLAQGIGWLLMAMVFGKVAGSLFDWLIYRN; this is translated from the coding sequence GTGAAGGATGCTGCGGAAACGCTGCTGCTGATCGTGCTGGGGTTGTCGGGAGGGTTGGCCGTCGGCGGGGGGATGGTGTCCCTGCTGGTGGTGCTCGACTTGATCCCGAGGGTGATGCAGCTTAGCGGCTTGACCGGCCGGTACAAGGCGGTTCATCTGTTCGAAGGGGCGATCGTGGCCGGAGTGTTATACTGGACCGCGGCCGATTTCAATGGCTGGGCGCTGCCTCTTTCGCCCGTATTCGCGCTGCCGACCGGCCTGCTGCAGGGCGTCTTCATCGGCATGCTAGCCGCGGCTCTCACCGAGGTGCTGAACGTGCTGCCGATTATGGCCAAACGCCTGAATCTCGCCCAGGGGATCGGATGGCTGCTGATGGCGATGGTGTTCGGCAAGGTGGCGGGCTCCCTGTTTGACTGGCTGATTTATCGGAACTAG